A genomic stretch from Acinonyx jubatus isolate Ajub_Pintada_27869175 chromosome E2, VMU_Ajub_asm_v1.0, whole genome shotgun sequence includes:
- the CCDC61 gene encoding centrosomal protein CCDC61 isoform X1 — translation MKDTATLAMDQPAGLQVDYVFRGVEHAVRVVVSGQVLELEVEDRMTADQWRGEFDASFIEDLTHKTGNFKQFNIFCNMLESALTQSSESVTLDLLTYTDLESLRNRKMGGRPGPLASRSAQLNSKRYLILIYSVEFDRIHYPLPLPYQGKPDPVVLQGIIRSLKEELGRLRGLDGQDARDTRETEIWHLREQVSRLASEKRELEAQLGRSREEALAGRAARQEAEALRGLVRGLELELRQERGLGHRGVGRRSQDCRRLAKELEEVKASERSLRARLRTVNSELAVYKRGRQTPPVVPPRVREDRASSSRERSTSRGRGAARSSSRESGRGSRGRGRPVRPSPSPTGGRVPRFDPTAFVKAKEKKQREIKMKQQQQRNRRGSGGSGDGPSVSWSRQTRPPAAVTGRGDAANRSRHRSSSVDSLRSRCSSASSCSELEDFSESLPRGVRRGKPPSPTTWSGSNTQKSTPLDRGRRQRRPANSGGWVPIKEYSSDHQAADMAEIDARLKALQEYMNRLDTRS, via the exons ATGAAGGATACAG CGACACTGGCCATGGACCAGCCAGCCGGCCTGCAGGTGGACTATGTCTTCCGGGGTGTGGAGCATGCCGTGCGGGTGGTGGTGTCTGGGCAGGTGCTGGAGCTGGAGGTGGAGGACCGGATGACGGCTGACCAGTGGCGGGGCGAGTTCGATGCCAGCT TCATTGAAGATCTGACTCACAAGACAGGGAACTTCAAACAGTTCAACATCTTCTGTAACATGCTGGAGTCGGCTCTCACCCAG AGCAGTGAGTCGGTCACCCTTGACCTGCTGACCTACACAGACCTGGAGTCCCTGCGGAATCGCAAGATGGGGGGCCGCCCAGGCCCTTTGGCCTCAAGATCAGCCCAGCTCAACTCCAAGCGCTACCTGATCCTCATCTACTCTGTGGAGTTTGACAG GATTCACTACCCGCTGCCCCTCCCATACCAGGGCAAGCCGGACCCTGTGGTCCTGCAGGGCATCATCCGCTCACTGAAGGAGGAGCTGGGCCGCCTTCGAGGGCTGGACGGCCAGGATGCTCGGGACACCCGGGAGACTGAGATCTGGCACCTGAGGGAACA GGTTTCACGCCTGGCATCGGAGAAGCGCGAGCTGGAGGCCCAGCTGGGCCGATCTCGAGAGGAGGCTCTGGCCGGGAGGGCGGCGCGCCAGGAGGCTGAGGCGCTGCGTGGGCTCGTCCGCGGCCTGGAGCTGGAGCTTCGGCAAGAGCGGGGCCTCGGACACCGCGGGGTCGGCCGCCGCAGCCAGGATTGCCGGCGCCTGGCCAAGGag CTGGAGGAGGTGAAGGCGTCGGAGCGTAGCCTGCGCGCCCGGCTGAGGACCGTGAACAGCGAGCTGGCGGTGTACAAGAGGGG GAGACAGACTCCGCCGGTGGTGCCGCCCCGGGTGCGGGAGGATCGGGCTTCGTCGTCGCGGGAGCGCTCCACATCTCGTGGTCGCGGTGCCGCCCGCTCTTCTTCCCGGGAGAGCGGTCGGGGGAGCCGGGGTCGAGGCCGCCCCGTCCGCCCCTCGCCTTCACCCACAG GTGGTCGCGTGCCCCGTTTCGACCCCACGGCCTTTGTGAAAGCCaaggagaagaagcagagagagatcaAGATGAA gcagcagcagcagcggaaCCGACGGGGCAGCGGAGGAAGCGGCGACGGGCCGTCCGTCTCCTGGTCGCGCCAGACTCGGCCGCCCGCCGCCGTGACCGGCCGAGGGGACGCGGCCAACCGCTCGCGACACCGCAGCTCCTCGG tGGACAGTCTCCGCAGCCGCTGCTCGTCCGCCAGCTCCTGCAGCGAGTTGGAGGATTTCTCTGAATCCCTCCCTAGAGG CGTTCGCCGCGGGAAGCCTCCCAGCCCCACAACCTGGAGTGGGTCCAATACG CAAAAGTCCACCCCTCTGGATCGCGGCCGCCGTCAGAGACGCCCGGCTAATTCGGGGGGCTGGGTCCCTATCAAAG AGTACAGCTCGGACCACCAGGCAGCGGACATGGCGGAAATAGACGCCCGCCTGAAGGCCTTGCAGGAATACATGAACCGTCTGGACACAAGGTCGTGA
- the CCDC61 gene encoding centrosomal protein CCDC61 isoform X2, whose amino-acid sequence MDQPAGLQVDYVFRGVEHAVRVVVSGQVLELEVEDRMTADQWRGEFDASFIEDLTHKTGNFKQFNIFCNMLESALTQSSESVTLDLLTYTDLESLRNRKMGGRPGPLASRSAQLNSKRYLILIYSVEFDRIHYPLPLPYQGKPDPVVLQGIIRSLKEELGRLRGLDGQDARDTRETEIWHLREQVSRLASEKRELEAQLGRSREEALAGRAARQEAEALRGLVRGLELELRQERGLGHRGVGRRSQDCRRLAKELEEVKASERSLRARLRTVNSELAVYKRGRQTPPVVPPRVREDRASSSRERSTSRGRGAARSSSRESGRGSRGRGRPVRPSPSPTGGRVPRFDPTAFVKAKEKKQREIKMKQQQQRNRRGSGGSGDGPSVSWSRQTRPPAAVTGRGDAANRSRHRSSSVDSLRSRCSSASSCSELEDFSESLPRGVRRGKPPSPTTWSGSNTQKSTPLDRGRRQRRPANSGGWVPIKEYSSDHQAADMAEIDARLKALQEYMNRLDTRS is encoded by the exons ATGGACCAGCCAGCCGGCCTGCAGGTGGACTATGTCTTCCGGGGTGTGGAGCATGCCGTGCGGGTGGTGGTGTCTGGGCAGGTGCTGGAGCTGGAGGTGGAGGACCGGATGACGGCTGACCAGTGGCGGGGCGAGTTCGATGCCAGCT TCATTGAAGATCTGACTCACAAGACAGGGAACTTCAAACAGTTCAACATCTTCTGTAACATGCTGGAGTCGGCTCTCACCCAG AGCAGTGAGTCGGTCACCCTTGACCTGCTGACCTACACAGACCTGGAGTCCCTGCGGAATCGCAAGATGGGGGGCCGCCCAGGCCCTTTGGCCTCAAGATCAGCCCAGCTCAACTCCAAGCGCTACCTGATCCTCATCTACTCTGTGGAGTTTGACAG GATTCACTACCCGCTGCCCCTCCCATACCAGGGCAAGCCGGACCCTGTGGTCCTGCAGGGCATCATCCGCTCACTGAAGGAGGAGCTGGGCCGCCTTCGAGGGCTGGACGGCCAGGATGCTCGGGACACCCGGGAGACTGAGATCTGGCACCTGAGGGAACA GGTTTCACGCCTGGCATCGGAGAAGCGCGAGCTGGAGGCCCAGCTGGGCCGATCTCGAGAGGAGGCTCTGGCCGGGAGGGCGGCGCGCCAGGAGGCTGAGGCGCTGCGTGGGCTCGTCCGCGGCCTGGAGCTGGAGCTTCGGCAAGAGCGGGGCCTCGGACACCGCGGGGTCGGCCGCCGCAGCCAGGATTGCCGGCGCCTGGCCAAGGag CTGGAGGAGGTGAAGGCGTCGGAGCGTAGCCTGCGCGCCCGGCTGAGGACCGTGAACAGCGAGCTGGCGGTGTACAAGAGGGG GAGACAGACTCCGCCGGTGGTGCCGCCCCGGGTGCGGGAGGATCGGGCTTCGTCGTCGCGGGAGCGCTCCACATCTCGTGGTCGCGGTGCCGCCCGCTCTTCTTCCCGGGAGAGCGGTCGGGGGAGCCGGGGTCGAGGCCGCCCCGTCCGCCCCTCGCCTTCACCCACAG GTGGTCGCGTGCCCCGTTTCGACCCCACGGCCTTTGTGAAAGCCaaggagaagaagcagagagagatcaAGATGAA gcagcagcagcagcggaaCCGACGGGGCAGCGGAGGAAGCGGCGACGGGCCGTCCGTCTCCTGGTCGCGCCAGACTCGGCCGCCCGCCGCCGTGACCGGCCGAGGGGACGCGGCCAACCGCTCGCGACACCGCAGCTCCTCGG tGGACAGTCTCCGCAGCCGCTGCTCGTCCGCCAGCTCCTGCAGCGAGTTGGAGGATTTCTCTGAATCCCTCCCTAGAGG CGTTCGCCGCGGGAAGCCTCCCAGCCCCACAACCTGGAGTGGGTCCAATACG CAAAAGTCCACCCCTCTGGATCGCGGCCGCCGTCAGAGACGCCCGGCTAATTCGGGGGGCTGGGTCCCTATCAAAG AGTACAGCTCGGACCACCAGGCAGCGGACATGGCGGAAATAGACGCCCGCCTGAAGGCCTTGCAGGAATACATGAACCGTCTGGACACAAGGTCGTGA